The following proteins are encoded in a genomic region of Mycoplasmopsis columbinasalis:
- a CDS encoding ABC transporter permease, which produces MASFAKKFVEKYNDWSQKASAFIRLGSTRSGFRKTASVIWAFLFGLILSFLFIWMNSGQDPFSVIGSLAQSVGNSQKDQAKFLTFFVIFGFIGLASAVGFKSGLFNIGISGQMMIASTVIFPILIATDTSVVTGGLLVPFLFMSMIAGAVLASIAGALKAYLNIHEVISTIMLNWIVAKLNSFLLGTSVHLYSEDKINKYLEISHNGGINPNAFTLLDSSGNVSDVVPYIYGISFTVIFILLGIGLFFMYRSTNIGYKLKMLGLSKTNGQYIGINEKLSTVLVMALSGALAGLGGFFYFVFTDNLADTLGAGSRSPLAIGFEGIAIALIALNSSLGTILVAAFYGALYFVQPSLQGVGVSKEDFPFITSLILYLVALSQLFIEFKPVHSVTKWISNISSRLWVLNLKRYFLIRYRLLLIKCYNMKKAKINATINDQNKDKKIAQYHTSKQKTYIKVASIDAKIEHYNELIKLATVLQQQKADLHYNNLVLARLSKKLTKIVNQNTKNIAYNEKLAQKTSAQQNSNQELALREIKSEAEIKELQNLITELKARLADKKGLYQEILADYKTNKVPAAQKAYQADVAKIKNLVLTFDDAQFKVEATSKAQRIRQAKQEFKKVQNEYLLKISSNTKLVEKQQKAMKKGVQLDRKVESLTNREIIDVFEKVTLERKSFNQYVNSLDGNQVREIKMQYRANKLKEKKEFKEFSRTNYSFIKENYLREVYSKHSNARKVEVCL; this is translated from the coding sequence ATGGCTTCGTTTGCCAAAAAATTTGTCGAAAAATATAATGATTGAAGTCAAAAAGCAAGTGCTTTTATTCGCTTAGGTAGCACACGTAGTGGTTTTCGTAAAACAGCTTCCGTAATTTGAGCATTTCTATTTGGTTTAATTCTTAGTTTTTTATTCATATGAATGAACTCTGGTCAAGATCCTTTTTCTGTGATTGGCTCACTTGCTCAAAGCGTTGGTAATTCGCAAAAAGATCAAGCTAAATTTTTAACATTTTTTGTTATTTTTGGTTTTATAGGTTTGGCCTCAGCGGTCGGGTTTAAATCAGGATTATTCAACATTGGAATTAGTGGCCAAATGATGATAGCGTCAACGGTTATTTTCCCAATTTTAATTGCTACTGACACAAGTGTTGTTACTGGTGGTTTATTAGTTCCATTCCTATTTATGAGCATGATTGCCGGTGCTGTTCTTGCTTCAATTGCTGGAGCACTAAAAGCTTATTTAAACATCCACGAAGTAATTTCAACTATTATGCTTAACTGAATAGTTGCAAAACTTAACTCATTCCTTTTAGGTACAAGTGTTCATCTTTATTCTGAAGATAAAATTAATAAATACTTAGAAATCTCACACAATGGTGGAATTAATCCAAATGCTTTCACCTTGCTTGATTCTTCTGGTAACGTTTCAGATGTTGTGCCTTATATTTATGGAATTTCATTCACTGTGATTTTCATTTTACTTGGAATTGGGCTTTTCTTTATGTATCGTTCAACTAATATCGGTTACAAATTGAAAATGCTCGGACTTTCAAAAACAAATGGTCAATACATCGGTATTAATGAAAAATTATCAACAGTTTTAGTGATGGCGCTTTCAGGCGCCTTAGCAGGTCTTGGTGGTTTCTTCTATTTTGTATTCACTGATAATTTAGCAGATACACTTGGCGCAGGGTCGCGTTCACCGTTAGCCATTGGTTTTGAAGGAATTGCAATTGCCCTAATTGCTCTCAACTCCTCGCTAGGAACAATTCTTGTTGCCGCATTTTATGGTGCTCTTTACTTTGTACAACCAAGCTTGCAAGGTGTCGGTGTATCAAAAGAAGACTTTCCATTTATTACTTCCTTAATTCTTTACTTAGTTGCACTTTCACAATTATTTATTGAGTTTAAACCAGTTCATTCGGTCACAAAATGAATCTCAAACATTTCCTCGCGTCTTTGAGTGTTAAATCTTAAGAGATACTTTTTAATTCGTTATCGTTTATTGCTCATCAAATGTTACAACATGAAAAAAGCAAAAATAAACGCAACAATTAATGACCAAAACAAAGATAAAAAAATAGCTCAATATCATACATCTAAACAAAAAACTTATATCAAAGTTGCTTCAATTGACGCCAAAATTGAACATTACAATGAATTGATTAAATTAGCTACCGTTTTACAACAACAAAAAGCTGACTTACACTACAACAATTTGGTTTTAGCCCGTTTATCAAAAAAACTTACCAAAATTGTTAATCAAAATACTAAAAACATTGCTTATAATGAAAAATTAGCTCAAAAAACTTCTGCTCAACAAAACTCTAATCAAGAATTAGCTTTAAGAGAAATTAAATCTGAAGCTGAAATTAAAGAATTACAAAACTTAATTACTGAACTAAAAGCTCGTTTAGCTGATAAAAAAGGCCTTTACCAAGAAATTTTGGCTGATTATAAAACTAACAAAGTTCCTGCAGCTCAAAAAGCTTACCAAGCAGATGTTGCCAAAATCAAAAACTTAGTTTTAACTTTTGATGATGCTCAATTCAAAGTGGAAGCAACTTCTAAAGCTCAACGCATCCGTCAAGCAAAACAAGAGTTTAAAAAAGTACAAAATGAATATTTGCTTAAAATTTCAAGCAATACTAAACTTGTTGAAAAACAACAAAAAGCAATGAAAAAAGGTGTGCAACTTGATCGAAAAGTTGAATCACTTACGAATCGTGAAATTATTGACGTTTTTGAAAAAGTTACACTTGAGCGTAAATCATTTAATCAATATGTTAATTCATTAGATGGTAACCAAGTGCGTGAAATTAAAATGCAATATCGTGCAAATAAACTTAAAGAGAAAAAAGAGTTCAAAGAATTTTCAAGAACAAATTACTCATTTATTAAAGAAAATTATCTTCGCGAAGTTTATAGCAAACACAGTAATGCAAGAAAGGTGGAAGTATGTTTATAG
- a CDS encoding ABC transporter ATP-binding protein has protein sequence MINQTQNAIEFRHITKEFPGIKANDNVSFNVKKGTIHALIGENGAGKSTLMSILFGLYEQTSGEIYVNGKKVFFKSPNDAAEFGIGMVHQHFKLVKVYNNLQNVILGDELGQHNVIDYSLAAKKIVALQNEYDLHFDLNQMTSDATVSTQQKVEIMKMLFRDNDILIFDEPTAVLTDEEIQGLLKSFEIFKSVGKTIIFISHKLNEIEQVADYATVLRLGKSVGTFNVKETPMSEIVKVMVGENIVETKNTTDCERKNVVFELKNISTKKETKNLQDVSFKVHAGEVFAIAGVEGNGQREIEQISSGMMFPSQGQILLANDKGELEDITKLGVKARSQKNISYIPTDRHAHGLVLDFSIKENSILRRLWDSEFQKLTFFKTKNIAKKTETIIEKYDVRGSLGGLSHARSLSGGNQQKFIVGREIETPHNFIIVMQPTRGLDIKAIQNIHNRILKEKASGKGILLISYELDEVLALADTIAVLSEGRIVAVKDAKNITRQEIGSYMAHKKGGDE, from the coding sequence ATTATAAATCAAACTCAAAATGCAATAGAGTTTAGACATATAACAAAAGAATTTCCAGGTATTAAAGCTAACGATAACGTTAGCTTTAATGTTAAAAAAGGGACAATCCATGCTTTAATTGGCGAAAATGGAGCTGGAAAAAGTACTTTGATGAGTATTCTTTTTGGTTTATATGAACAAACTTCTGGCGAAATTTATGTTAACGGTAAAAAAGTCTTTTTTAAAAGTCCTAATGATGCTGCCGAATTTGGTATTGGAATGGTTCACCAACACTTTAAATTAGTTAAAGTTTATAACAATTTACAAAATGTTATATTAGGCGACGAACTGGGACAACATAATGTAATTGACTATAGTCTTGCCGCAAAAAAAATTGTTGCCTTACAAAACGAATACGATTTACATTTCGATTTGAACCAAATGACTTCTGATGCAACTGTTTCAACTCAACAAAAAGTTGAAATTATGAAGATGTTATTTCGTGATAACGATATTTTAATTTTCGACGAACCAACTGCAGTCTTAACTGATGAAGAAATTCAGGGTTTATTAAAATCTTTTGAAATTTTTAAATCTGTTGGTAAAACCATTATTTTTATCTCGCATAAATTAAACGAAATTGAACAAGTGGCTGATTATGCAACAGTTTTACGTTTAGGAAAATCTGTTGGCACTTTTAATGTTAAAGAAACTCCAATGTCAGAAATTGTTAAAGTTATGGTTGGAGAAAATATTGTTGAAACTAAAAACACAACTGATTGCGAAAGAAAAAATGTTGTTTTTGAATTAAAAAATATTTCAACAAAGAAAGAAACTAAAAACTTGCAAGATGTATCGTTCAAAGTACATGCAGGTGAAGTTTTTGCTATTGCTGGCGTTGAAGGTAATGGTCAAAGAGAAATTGAGCAAATTTCTTCAGGAATGATGTTTCCTTCGCAAGGTCAAATTTTACTTGCTAACGATAAAGGTGAATTAGAAGACATCACAAAATTAGGCGTTAAAGCTCGTTCTCAAAAGAATATTTCTTATATTCCTACTGATCGTCATGCACACGGCTTAGTGTTAGATTTCTCAATTAAAGAAAATTCCATCTTAAGAAGGCTTTGAGATTCAGAATTTCAAAAATTGACTTTCTTTAAGACAAAAAATATTGCTAAAAAAACTGAAACAATTATTGAAAAATATGATGTTCGTGGTAGCTTAGGTGGTCTTTCTCACGCTCGTTCATTATCTGGCGGTAACCAACAAAAATTTATTGTTGGACGTGAAATTGAAACACCGCACAATTTTATTATTGTTATGCAACCCACACGTGGTTTAGATATTAAAGCAATTCAAAATATTCATAACCGAATTTTGAAAGAAAAAGCAAGTGGTAAAGGAATTTTATTAATCTCTTATGAACTTGATGAAGTTCTTGCGTTAGCTGACACAATTGCTGTTTTAAGCGAGGGCAGAATTGTTGCTGTTAAAGATGCAAAAAATATCACTCGCCAAGAAATTGGTAGTTATATGGCACACAAGAAAGGAGGTGATGAGTAA
- a CDS encoding ABC transporter permease, translating to MLYFCIFAVAAIAGMFTERAGIVNVAINGMMIFGCLGYTLTGHLLGTDTEKNFGHTLLCTLVGLLLGLLTSLLFGFATIKLKSSQTISGFAFNLLATGVSLFLLVTFGESRKFVLNTPEIGIFVNAQNAEGAEFKFEIITWKLILTLAIIFGGWFLLYKTKWGLRFRSVGENPNASDAAGINVNSYKWQSVLISRGLAALAGTFFGQATTLSTTFDGDVQGIGYLALAIMITGQWNILNIAVFSLFFAAMLGVANISPASKSIAPFSDIVLTLPYFITILVIIFTAKRSKAPAAAGLPYDKSMR from the coding sequence ATGCTTTATTTCTGCATTTTTGCTGTGGCAGCAATTGCTGGTATGTTTACTGAACGCGCCGGGATTGTTAACGTTGCTATTAACGGAATGATGATTTTTGGGTGTTTAGGTTATACCTTAACTGGGCACTTGCTCGGTACTGATACAGAAAAGAACTTTGGGCACACTTTATTGTGTACCCTTGTTGGTTTATTACTTGGTTTGCTCACGTCCTTGCTGTTTGGATTTGCAACTATTAAGCTCAAAAGTTCACAAACAATTTCAGGTTTTGCTTTTAACCTTTTAGCTACCGGTGTGTCTCTTTTTCTTTTAGTTACTTTTGGCGAAAGTAGAAAATTTGTGCTCAACACACCTGAAATCGGAATTTTTGTTAATGCACAAAACGCCGAAGGAGCTGAATTTAAATTTGAGATTATTACTTGAAAACTAATCTTAACTTTAGCTATTATTTTTGGTGGTTGATTCTTACTTTACAAAACCAAATGAGGTTTAAGATTTAGATCAGTTGGTGAAAATCCTAATGCTTCAGACGCAGCCGGAATCAATGTTAACAGTTACAAATGACAAAGTGTCTTGATTTCAAGAGGTTTAGCTGCCTTAGCTGGTACTTTCTTTGGCCAAGCAACTACTCTAAGCACAACCTTTGACGGAGATGTGCAAGGAATTGGTTATCTTGCTTTAGCAATTATGATTACAGGTCAATGAAACATTTTGAACATCGCAGTCTTTTCACTCTTCTTTGCTGCGATGCTTGGCGTTGCCAACATTAGTCCCGCAAGTAAATCAATTGCACCTTTCTCTGACATTGTGCTTACCTTACCTTACTTCATTACCATCCTTGTGATTATTTTTACCGCCAAACGTTCCAAAGCTCCAGCTGCTGCTGGTCTGCCTTATGACAAATCGATGCGGTAA